GGGTCGTTGTCATGCTGAAGAATAAATTTGGGGCCAATCAGATGCCTCCCTGATGGTGTTGCATGATGATAAATATCTGCATGTACTTCTCAGCATTGAGGAgaccaataattctgaccaaaTCCCCAACTCCATTTGCAAAAATGCAGCCCCAAACTTGCAAGGAACctccaccatgcttcactgttgtcTGTAGACACTCATCCGTGCACCGCTCTCCAGCCCTTTGGCAAAACTGCCTTCATTTCAAACATTGACTCATCAGTCCAGAGCACCTGTGCCATTTTTCTGCACCTCAGTTCCTGTGTTTTCGTGCATAGTTGAGTCCCTTGGCCTTGTGTCCACGTCGGAGGTGTGGCTTTTTGGCCGCAAGTCTTCCATGAAGGCCACTTCTGACCAGACTTCTCCAGACAGTAGATGGGTGTCCCAAGGTTCAGTGTTTTCTGCCAATTCTGTACTGATTGCTCAGCTGGACATCTTCTGATTGTGAAGGGAAGTAAACATGGTGTGTCTTTCGTCTACTGCAGTAAGTTTCCTCAGCTGACCACTGCGTCGACAGTCCTCAACGTTGCCCGTTTCTCTGTGCTTCTTCAAAAGAGCTTGGACAGCACATCTGGAAACCCCTGTCTGCCTGAGAGACCTTGCTGATGCAGTATAACTACCTTGTGTCTTGTTGCTGTGCTCAGTCTTGCCATGGTGTATGACCTTTGACCTGGAGCTCACCTTGTTAGCGGAGTCTGGCTGTTCCTCACCCAGTTGTATTCCTCCTACACAGCTGTTTCAGTTATTGATTGGGTTTTAACCTACATATTGATTTGATGATCATTATCACCTGTTTGGTATTGTATAATCATACACCAGACTATATGCCTACAAAATCCCTGACTTTGTGCAAGTGAAGAATTGATGCCGTTTTGAAGGCAAAGGGTGGTCACGCAAATATAGATTTGATGTAGATTTTTCTTCTGTTCACTCACTTTGCATTTTGTTAATTGATAAATATAAACTATTaacatgtctattttaaaagcattcttactttacataattttttcacACCTGCCTAAAACTTTTGCACAGTacgattagatagatagatagatagatagatagatagatagatagatagatagatagatagatagatagatagataaaaataaataaataattatacatataattaaataaatgtaatttttatggttaataacagcaataataatcagcataattatatataaataaataaaaatatatttgttatgattaataataataataatcaacatgacatttatttgtattattattattaataacaataataataatacattaaaatgattaaaaatgtaatttaagatTAACAATAATCAAGATGATtatattgattcatatattctgatgatgattattattattattcattgtttttgtAAAATTGTAAAATTTCAGAAACTGAGATTAATCAAGCCAAGATGAGCTTtgataatgatgataataataatgctaATGATAAACAGGTAAAAGCTTGAACAgagttatataatatataagttTGAAACTGTTATTATAGTCCCACAGATCACCCAGAGATAAGCAACAGCTCAGAGGACAGGAACAGTCCTCCTCTTAAAGACACAGATGGAGATTTGAGCAGAAAACCAGCGTCTCACGATCTGGAGCCTCTGGGACCAGAAAGCCTGTTAGATGCCCTCAGACAGGTACTGAAAAAGATCAGCTTAAACACCGAATTTCATTATACACTGCCTGGCCAACAAAAAagtgtttggatttaaatttgCAAATGCTTAAGAGTTAATGATTGGATAATTTTTGCAGTGATctttatgtttctagcatgttatatgtttggcaacagttttTCAAAcacccatggggatgaaagacaacaattcccagaatgcttcgctgcctaTATACGAGGCCATTGctaaagccaccgctactagattactaaATCACTGATaactttcccaccgcgaccgcgttcatcttaataaaatcagttcagtttgagaacagacactacaattaaaaactgaacatgtatgttaaatatgtgatttagccgctgagggaatctcacagcccaaaacgctgcaggagtcagatatattgacagtcatggatgagctcgtgatgagagctgaggtattCGTGTCCGCGggatagattcacagcgcatgttcagtctgctccgttttcagttcatgcctttgaaagcttaactttcataggaattagtttgagaagttgaaagacttactttgctctgctggccgcaccgtttaaacatgaatgcctgaggctgcagctgcaagtgtgatctcccatcatCCCCCACGCGCGACGCGAGTGTAAAACATGCgaaaatggctccctctgctggctatAGTCTTTAgcccaggggtgtccaatcacgctcctggagggccactgtcctgcagagtttagctccaaaccaaaataaacacacctgaaccagctaatcaaggtctttcTTGCCATACTAGAAGCTTCCAGACAGGTTTGTTGaggcaagttggagctaaactctgctggacagtggccctccaagactgagtttggacacccctgctttagcctctggccaacaattcctccgatgGCGCACATTGACGATATTacgtcatgggaggaatttttacagaaataaaatgcataaatctcttgtctctgggggatatgaggggggggaagcacaatcattcgaatatactccagggtttctactgatacaaagccatatgcttatcgctgaattaaccctttaatcttGTATTTACAATGCAGTCAACATCCAAATCTTTaccttaaaataattttaaaccgTGACCTGTGTTGCAGTgtgccagttttttttttttttttgatgacatCTTGGTGTCATCTTGGTTGCACTGTCCATGGTACAGTAAATACAGACCAATCAAAATAATAGCACTGTACAGGGTCCTGAAACCTCTTACAATTGTTCACTAGAGGAAAAGTCCTCTAGAATAAAGATGCTGTTGAAGATGGCAGGATGCTAATGCTATGGTAATGATCCAGGTCCCAGACAGACGGTGTGTGACGGCACCATGTGGAGATCGCTCGCGCTCCTACATACATCTGAAGTCCACAACCAACCTGAGTTCTTCAAAACAGCTTCAAATCCCTCATATTACAGGAGAAGAGGTGAGATATCATGCGATCTTCAATGAACTCGTAAGTATATATGCACACTACTGATCAGAGATTTGAGGTCGgtactttttatgtttttgaatgaagtctcttctgctcaccaaggctgcatttatttgataaaaaatacagtaaaaaaaattaatattgtgaaatattacaatttaaaatagctgttttctatgtgaatatacactatatagccaaaagtattgggacgcccctccaaatcactgaattcaggtgttcactcacttcatggccacaggtgtataaatcaaacactaggcatgcagacgcttctacacacattagtgaaagaataggtcgctctcaggagctcagtgaactcaagcgtggggccgtgataggttgacacccatgcaataagtccattcatgaaatgtACTCACTACTAAATAGCTCAACTGTTAGtaggattataacaaagtggaagcaactgGGAACAACATtcactcagccacaaagtgacAGACAACataaaaatcacagagcggggtcagcgcatgctgagggtcagtgagcagaagtcgccaactttcagAGTCAATAACAACAGACatccaaacttctgtggccttcagatgagctcaagatcagtgtgtagagagctttatggaatgggtttccatggctgagcagctcatccaagacTTACATCagcaagtgcaatgcaaagcacctgacctcacaaatgcgcttctagaagaatggtcaaaaattaccataaacacactcctaaaccttgtggaaagccttcccagaagagttggaGCCGCTATAGCatcaaagggtgggccaactcaaCCCAACGGAGtaagaatgggatggcattTAAGTTCATGAGCATGTAAaagcaggcgtcccaaaacgtttggcaatataatgcatgttaaagtctaatttattcctgtgatcaaagctgaattttcagcatcattactccagtcttcaatgtcacataatccttcagaaataattgtGATATGAGGATTTTGAAACATGATATAGCTttgttttcaggattctttcaGCATTTCGTTTGAAACATATTTTGTAATGTTATGAaggtctttactgtcacttctgaacaatttaatgcatctttgttGAATGAAGCTATTAatttatttcacacacacacaaaaaaaaaatgtttttaataattttagtgtattctaaaatagaaataaaaactcTAAAACCAAAATGTTTGATCTTTTTTTGACATGTCCAGACAGAGGAGCCAGATAAATCAGGCCCAGAGTGCTTCCTCTTCTCATCTGTCTCAGAGGAACTGAAGGATTGGGAACCACAAACATTCCAGAGCATTGAGGAGGAAGTGACATCACTCGACCCGTCCCAGTCAGGAACCCTCCATCAGTTAGAACTTACATACCTCTTCCTCAGACTGAAGATCCCTCTGAAGCTCAGCACACTGGCCTGTGTGTTCAAATCCTTCAGGAACACCAGTGACCCGGAGCAGGTGAGTCAGTCATCATCAGATCCTTGATGGAGTTACAGCAAATATTGTTATGCAGCTGGTCACTGTAAGTTCCAATGGTATTTGCATTCATCCCGTCAATTCAATTCTAAACATGCTGTATTCATGAATTTATCATTCTCAGTTCATATACACCTCACTCTACACACCTTTGATCATTTTCAtgaataatttgtttgtttgtttattcatatgacaaagtattttttttcgttagatttttttctttagaCACATCCTGAATATGTTTTAGGAGACTTACCCAGTTTTCCTTTTAACCCTATAGGTGTTTAAATAAAAGTTCCAATATGGAGAACTAAGTGAATCTCATATAAACAAATTaagataaaaattaaaaatgataaacaacacacccacacacaaacttttttcttttgatgagagctacacattccaaaaaaattgggacaggtatcaataagaggccggaaaagatAAAGGTACATGTAAGGAACAAATGGAGGACCAATTtacaacttattaggtcaattggaaacatgattgggtataaaaagagcctctcagagtggcagtgtctctcagaagttaagatgggcagaggatcaccaattcccccaatgcagcggcgaaaaatagtggagcaatatcagaaaggagtttctcagagaaaaaaatgcaaagagtttgaagttatcatcatctagagtgcataatatcatccaaagattcacagaatctggaacaatctctgtgtgtaagggtgaaggccggaaaaccatactggatgcccgtgatcgtcggacccttagacggcactgcatcacatacaggaatgatactgtaatggaaaacacaacatgggctcagaaatacttccagaaaacattgtcgatgaacacaatccaccgtgccattcgccgttgccgactaaaactctataggtcaaaaaagaagccatatctaaacatgtaTCAGAAGCGCAGCcgtttctctgggccaaggctcatttcaaatggactgtggcaatgTTTAAAGTTGCCGACTCTCGCAGCCAGGTGTTCTCCGAGTCTGATTGACATATTACATAGGCTAACAGACCCGGGACCCGAAGTAATAGATTGGGACCCGACCCGGACCTGGCTGACCATTTAAAATATAGACCCGAACCCGTACGGGTCCCGGGTCAATGGGTCTCGGGTGCCCCATGAAGACCTctagtccagatctttcacccatagaaaacatttggcgcatcataaagaggaagatgtgacaaagaagacctaagacagttgagcaactagaagcctgtattagacaagaatgggacaacattcctattcctaaacttgagcagcttgTCTCCTCAGTCTCGAGACGTTTGCAGAcggttataaaaagaagaggggatgctaCACAgaggtaaacatggccttgtcccaacttatttgagatgtgttgatgccatgaaatttaaaatcaacttattttcacctaaaattatacattttctcagcttaaatatttgatatgtcatttatgttgcattctgaataaaatatagaaatttgaaacttctacatcattgcattctgtttttattcacaatttgtacagtgccAATCTTTtagaatcgggtttgtataaaaaagaaaaaaaaattatatttttgtattaaattaaTACTAAGATGAAATTGACAAATATACGAAAatgtcaaaaaaagaaaagaaaaaagaaaacgaaTTCACGAGTTAAATTTTTGACcttgtaaaataataatggctttaaattaaagttttccAAAATGAAAAATTGAGGGATTCTCAAGGCTCAAGAGTTAAGCATGTATAGTTTTGCATTGGAGTGTGTCTTTATTTCATGTAAAAGTGTTTGACTGTGTTCATCACACTCTGCAGGTGAACTATAAAGACCTGCTGCAGTTCATACTGAGAGCTGTGCCAGAGGACAAACAGCCGAGTGTGGAGGTCTGTCAATCAGCCTGATAAAAGAATAGTATCTTTTCAgcagttaaaaataaaaaatacgatATTTTGAACATGATCTCCTTTAGACAGAGATCTGGGATGCATCAGTGGCCAGCACTGACCTGGAATCAGTGATCAGTGTGTGCGCAGACAAAAGAGAAACGTGGCTTCAGAGGTTCCAGAAGATGGAGATGGCCTTACAAATGTGTGACACCAAAAATACAGGTAGAAaacccatcacagaaatacagtatgtttttttttattacacgttaacctttctttagtgtgtagtgttgctgtttgagcatgaacAGATCCCCATATTCTCTTTATATCAATGCCAATGTGTCTAAACTCCCTAAAACACCTCCattagtcttgagttttcttctggGAACTAAcatgtcacaatattcctcatttaaataatgaatgcacagaataaaggggcgggcctggttgagtttgttagtagtgtgttgaaactccAGTTATGGTAAGGGACTtgatttttgtttgtatttccCAAACACACGCAAAGCGCTTGACCAATCACAGTACACTGTTCCAgtcgaccaatcagaacacactgtgcttttcagaaggaggggcttcagtGAGAcgggaactaaacagagcgttactgacagactgaagagaggagccacaacaatggagaatatgagaaGAGTAATGCGTTTCAGAGCAAACAAAGCTTgaaacattggtctggggattCTGCTAGGAGTAGCCGGATCGATCTAAAAATCGCTAGTATCAATGCCAATGTTGGTATCGGATCAATACAGTTGCAATTGAattgatattttaatttaaacatctCTCCTCTACATTCATTATACTTTGCTCATGTCTTCTACCTCTACAATCCTGAGCAAACGCTGCATACTGCTCTCCCCTACACAAaaggttgttgttgtttttaaagggggggtgaaatgctgtttcatgcatactgatctttttacactgttaaagacttggaatcccatcctaaacatagacaaagtttcaaaagttaaggtggacgtttggtgggagtatttctttgtcaaaaatactacttccggttagtcataagtttcggcaagttttttgagatcatgcgtcccctttgacgttaatgggggcggaatttccttatatgggccttacggacaattctaccggaagcgcgtgagagagagcgagggagagagcgaaagcaacaggctacgcccatcaaagcgctggctcgtaggatgctggacaggtgatgtgcacataacaatgtcaccaaaaaagtgcgtttttggttgccagaccaagacagtcctgcacagattccccaaaaaccccgcgttaaggcaacagtggatgtaatttgcttttccggatcagcaactgagttgcgcgaatgtttatatctgttcgctgcatttcggtgccgactgtttcataaacaaggcccagctcgacacaggattttcccgatcgcctaatgctgaatgatggagcagtcccaacgataaaggtcccaacgttagaaccgcaggcggagagtgagactgcttcaaatgtctgtgtctttccctatgctcatcaagtagcccaaacatgatcacgtatagttaattgatcaatggagcatgcgatgtgtagtgcgtgtacatttgtttagctggccactatatgtgtaactttgtttgtgtattgtaaaagcactccaaacaacaatacacaaagagtggggaaatatgttgaactaaataagcacgcttcttcattcaaatgtgctactattccgtgtctttcaaTGTAACGCTAAACACTAACTAATCCTGCTGTGCAAAAccggtccgcttactgtctacacaaaccatgcgtaaacacacaaacacacgtgcacaactgcacttcccacatgtacaccttcaaagacacaaatacgacgatataattcaagtataaatatgtaaataacacaagccgctaagcatattatatagttagtgtaccacagagacgtcctgctctagtcgtttttgctgctgctcctgttcaactgcagcctctgggtctgattccggatcatagatgtatggctgtatctgattaaaagccatatttttattttgaataaagtttttttcccgctgttagggatgacgcactcgactcaacacaatagcagcagcgcgcacacgtcattatttagctccgctcacacgacacgcccccacccgctctgcttttttcggaaagactcggaacagcgcatctttcttatataattataaaaaaaaaagacttttcggagatatgcaggatgcaatgttactctataggtactcaagattgacatgacactgactgaaactgagtgtttcaccccccctttaaaggaaaAAGTATCATTGGTATCAGTAATACGGACCCCTATATGCATTAGGTATAGGATCGCCCACCACTAGattctgctctgtattttctactgcacaagaggcgtgatcaacgagcattattcaaaggACTCTGTACGCAACTGGATAGTCCTTCTACCAaccagaccacaagaggcgtgatcaacgggcaacgacccatcgcatCTTTATCAGTCATAttgttaaacctgccaatatTGCGTCAGGTGAATAAGCcaatctgtgattggttcctgcagaaGTGTaccagaagcagtagaaatgaacgtacaggtttccagactgagctgcagggcaaaatcacatcaccggcagatcaggctgagtTTGTCCAGTCtacattcaagcatgaaaagCCCAAACACAGCGACACCATATATTGCttctttaacacaatttaaaactgtTATGGACTAAGAAGCGATAGATCTTCCTAAACTGAAATGATGATGTTTTCAACTGTTTTTTAGGTTATGTGGACAGAGATCAAGCCAAACGCCTGATCCTGAACTACAGCCTCATCTTTGATCTGAATCTGAGTCCTCTGAAGGTCAACGAGATCACGCGTAACACTCAGCGAGAGGGCAGAGTTCACCTCGCCTCGGCTCTGCGGCAGCTGAAGGAACTGTAAACCTCTTCACCCTTTTCTTAAATCTAGTCACACACCACAGATTTACAGTTCTCCTCAACATTAACACTGATCCTGTAAAAATGGCAAAAAGTTTTACTCTATGCAAAACTGAAAGAATCACAAAcgcatacaaaaaaaataaatgtttcaccCCCAAAACATGGACAAatggatggattttttttttttacaaagcaaaatataatttatttttttccctttgaGATTAAATGAACCAAGACATCTCTTGTTGGCAGGTTATGACATCAACGTTCCCCTTTCTGCAGTTTAATTGGtcaacaataataattaaaaaaatatatctctgATGCTCCAATAATATAAATTTCTcttcagattaaaaaaaaacaacaacacaaaaaacagaacCAATAGATGCACACATATGAATTCTGACAGCCaacaaataaagtaaactacATCTACAGAGTTTAAGGCACTGTGTATGCATTATTAATGCCCACATCAGAGCCCTTCTCATACGCAATACTTAAAACAAACACAGGAGGGTGAAGTTTCACCTGTAACTCATGCCGCTGTCTCGAGCGCTCTCCTCACCTCTCGCATGAGataaaacaaaatacacaaTACAGCAGATACACAATACATttgttggttaaaaaaaaaaaaaaaagaaacaaaaccaAGGGAAGTCACAACTGTGTGTAAGTGGATATACACACATTGACaaatacaatgaaaaaaaagtgcgttggatttacattatttaatggTGTACGTCGGTCCCACATAAACAAATGATGTTTGTTTAACGCAATTGAATAATGTAACGTCACCATCATGGAATGAATACATCACATTAAGTGACTCAATTAAGTAGTTTTAAATTGAATTTTATGTCTCCCTGGCATGATTCAgacattcaatttcatatattcaGTTTATGCTcataatgtcagcgcagctaactacagcagctggtttagtccagaaatgatcagtacttttgcagtggATTCTGTTCGAGGTCAGATCACATTCTCACCAAAaaacgaaccgctccagagttcatTTGAAAGCGTACACAGTACAGTTGGGAGTACAGAGGTCTCGGtgcgcttgtttggtccgcttttggggTGCAGCCGAgagcgattgctgctttcacacctgaccaaATGAACcctaaattctgaccaatcgaaaagcagtttaggaaatacgccatggccaatgagtgatgtaaATGTTGTCACGCGCCTGcattttggttcgtttcaactggttcagaCCAGGTTTGGTTCCAtcaaggaaccaaaaaagcagAAAAATGAAAcgatgtataattgtttgccgttggttcggaccaaatgaaccgaactagagatgtgaaagcacccttagaggAGTCGACATGCTCACGTGTGTGTCAGTGGCTTTGTCCTTATTGTTGTACTTCAGTAGGCGAGAGCAGGCACAACCTTACGCTTTCTGACTActtcagtttgtgtaaatccacctggagttcagagtatttatttttccccaaattaATTTCACACGTCTAGTATAATTTTGcataattaaaacaaattcaTAATTAATAACTTCTGAAAAGAATATAATATCAGTTCTAATAGGGGATCACTGTGGCAACATGCCCCGCCTGCTCAACTGGGATTTAACCCCAGCTCGTGTTTTCTGccgtaaaaaaaacaaacaacacaaaaaaaaaaacagatgaaaaataaacttcagtaagaaatgtacttttgctatggttgaataaatgttcagtgatatcttccaaatattttttaatctcactgtaatttttttttctaaataatgttATGGCAACTCAATTAGTAAATACACTAAGTTTGgtcatcctggcatgtgtggaaagtgttaaagcgtgtgtgttacaactaacccccTCCCCTATGAGGACACGATGGGAGTCTGATATATTTGGGATTCTGCCGGCCCCTCTTTAGTATCTCTGCTGCGGCAGATGATGTCGAAGGGCTGAGGAATGCGGACGATACCCATGACCCCATCCATGTCCAGGGGCTGTGGATCGGATGGCCAGGAGAAATGAATCTGCTGGAGGAGAGACGTGATGAACAGGAAGAGCTCCGTCCTCGCCAGCGTCTCGCCCAGACAGACCCTCggacctgcacacacacacgccactAAATGTTTAGACCTACGTTAAagatttatgtatttgaatttcataaaaaaaattattcatccATTTGATTACAGAGATTTAACAGAGATTAAACTTAATGTGATGCATATACGTCAGTCAAACAAAAGAAAGATTT
This region of Pseudorasbora parva isolate DD20220531a chromosome 6, ASM2467924v1, whole genome shotgun sequence genomic DNA includes:
- the LOC137079145 gene encoding uncharacterized protein C1orf87 homolog, whose amino-acid sequence is MFRACKPNGATPVVQWGKSGLTVESLGLVSTSEVWLFGRKSSMKATSDQTSPDSRWVSQVLPWCMTFDLELTLLAESGCSSPSCIPPTQLFHPTDHPEISNSSEDRNSPPLKDTDGDLSRKPASHDLEPLGPESLLDALRQVPDRRCVTAPCGDRSRSYIHLKSTTNLSSSKQLQIPHITGEETEEPDKSGPECFLFSSVSEELKDWEPQTFQSIEEEVTSLDPSQSGTLHQLELTYLFLRLKIPLKLSTLACVFKSFRNTSDPEQVNYKDLLQFILRAVPEDKQPSVETEIWDASVASTDLESVISVCADKRETWLQRFQKMEMALQMCDTKNTGYVDRDQAKRLILNYSLIFDLNLSPLKVNEITRNTQREGRVHLASALRQLKEL